A stretch of Candidatus Zixiibacteriota bacterium DNA encodes these proteins:
- a CDS encoding DUF2238 domain-containing protein — protein MTKSLPFLPHHRYALKLGLVFLLIWVILAINPSHRQDWALENLLVLIFGAVLVLTARSLPLSRISYTLIFIFLTLHEIGAHYTYAEVPYDRWFESLTGGSFNSLVGWQRNNFDRVIHFSYGLLLAYPIREVFLRIASVSGFWGYFLPLDLTMSTSMLFELFEWLAAEFFGGDLGVAYLGTQGDIWDAHKDMALAGLGAVIAMTVTALINIRLQRDFAREWAESLKVKSRRPLGEDELKRMIKGRTREDRSD, from the coding sequence ATGACGAAAAGCCTCCCTTTCCTGCCACATCACCGCTATGCGCTCAAACTCGGTCTGGTCTTTCTTTTGATTTGGGTCATTCTGGCAATCAATCCGAGCCATCGCCAGGATTGGGCGCTGGAAAATCTTCTGGTTCTTATTTTCGGCGCCGTCCTGGTATTAACAGCGCGCTCGCTACCCCTGTCGCGAATATCATATACTCTCATTTTTATCTTCCTGACTCTCCATGAAATCGGCGCTCATTATACCTATGCCGAGGTGCCGTATGACCGATGGTTTGAAAGTCTAACCGGCGGAAGCTTCAATTCCCTGGTAGGATGGCAGCGGAATAATTTCGACCGGGTTATTCACTTTTCCTACGGACTTCTGCTGGCATATCCTATTCGGGAAGTCTTCCTTCGCATTGCCAGTGTCAGCGGCTTCTGGGGATATTTTCTTCCCCTTGATTTGACCATGTCGACCTCGATGCTATTCGAATTGTTTGAATGGCTGGCGGCGGAGTTTTTCGGCGGCGATTTGGGGGTGGCATATCTGGGGACGCAGGGGGATATCTGGGATGCTCACAAAGATATGGCGCTGGCCGGCCTGGGGGCAGTGATAGCGATGACGGTGACAGCCCTAATCAACATTCGCCTCCAGCGGGATTTTGCTCGCGAATGGGCGGAATCCTTGAAAGTTAAGTCGCGCCGACCGCTGGGAGAAGATGAATTAAAGAGAATGATTAAAGGTCGAACCCGGGAAGATCGTTCCGACTGA
- a CDS encoding glycosyltransferase family 4 protein: MRILLITQHFPPERGAVRRLYEFALYFKNQGHQVTVLTALPNYPDGVVPPQYRGKFFLREDINGLDVCRSYVLPASNAQPKKRMVGFLTFLASSVINSFRLKGKFDLVIASSPPVTSSLSGYIISRIRRARLVLEIRDLQPESGEQFGNINKSFFTEIIRRVMRFLYKKADHVVCVTEGIAGWMKQNGVNENRLTTIKSGVGNDFLNSHSNGIRKKYGWEDKFLVVFSGTLGWVRPLESIIETARLLADNKKYHFVFIGDGQKRRSLEILAQQYNLKNISFVGLRPLEEIPYYLKASDLLVECLKEVPVARVALPTKIFEYMAAGKPIVFGSADGETSRLLSEAGGALVFSPSNPEQLAQLVRRVYDGEIDGAGLGQKYREFVNNNHTREQWAQKYLALLDKVGNS; the protein is encoded by the coding sequence ATGAGAATTTTACTGATAACACAGCATTTTCCGCCTGAAAGGGGGGCAGTCCGACGACTTTATGAATTTGCCCTCTATTTCAAAAACCAGGGACATCAGGTAACGGTCCTGACCGCTCTTCCCAATTACCCGGACGGGGTGGTGCCGCCCCAGTATCGCGGGAAATTCTTCTTGCGCGAAGATATAAACGGGTTAGATGTTTGCCGCTCTTATGTCCTTCCGGCATCAAATGCCCAGCCAAAAAAGCGGATGGTCGGGTTTCTGACCTTTCTTGCCTCTTCGGTCATAAACAGCTTTCGCCTTAAAGGAAAATTTGACCTGGTTATCGCCTCCTCGCCGCCGGTGACCTCATCTTTGAGTGGATATATAATCAGCCGCATTCGCCGCGCCAGACTGGTGCTGGAGATTCGGGATTTGCAGCCGGAGTCCGGGGAGCAGTTCGGGAATATTAATAAGTCGTTTTTCACCGAAATCATCCGCAGGGTGATGCGGTTCCTTTATAAGAAAGCAGACCATGTGGTTTGCGTAACCGAAGGGATTGCCGGGTGGATGAAGCAAAACGGTGTCAATGAAAACCGGCTGACCACAATCAAATCGGGAGTCGGAAATGACTTCCTCAACAGCCATTCCAACGGTATCCGCAAAAAATATGGATGGGAGGACAAATTCCTGGTGGTCTTCTCCGGGACGCTGGGATGGGTGCGCCCGCTGGAATCGATAATCGAGACCGCGCGACTTCTGGCGGACAACAAAAAATACCATTTTGTATTCATTGGTGATGGTCAGAAACGGCGCTCGCTGGAGATTCTTGCCCAGCAGTACAACCTGAAAAATATTTCCTTTGTCGGACTGCGGCCTCTGGAAGAGATTCCGTACTATCTTAAAGCCAGCGATCTGCTGGTAGAGTGTCTCAAAGAGGTGCCGGTGGCGCGAGTGGCGCTTCCGACCAAGATTTTCGAATATATGGCGGCAGGAAAACCGATTGTCTTTGGCTCCGCTGACGGCGAAACCAGCCGTTTGCTGTCCGAAGCAGGCGGGGCGCTGGTCTTCTCCCCCAGCAATCCGGAGCAACTGGCACAACTGGTGAGAAGGGTTTACGACGGTGAGATTGACGGCGCCGGTCTGGGACAGAAATACCGCGAGTTCGTAAACAATAATCATACCCGCGAGCAGTGGGCGCAGAAATATCTCGCTCTGCTCGATAAGGTCGGCAATTCTTAA